tatttctaaaatttacaacccttgaaaaattagaaataaaattgcaatctaagcctatgtatgtagagtcccagaactttacttagctagttagatagtagtagaagtagtagtagtagctagtagtagttatagtatgatagttactgtggtttttggttcaagcctatacttagttgaacactcgtagaaacacttatagattttataagtttaacttatagtttaaaaatattaattataacataaggtttaattaatatagttgattTTAAAGATgccatttattatactataaggtttagatagaattaataagatcatgatacttttcgtgtgcatgtttatttaatgatttaattatagtttaaataaaagaaagttctagaaactctagaatcttccaagaccattaagagcatgacacttgtcacaatcttatttatttgaggatttaagcattttaagtggataattcaaaaatagaagtttctagaagctctagacccttccagaacttgctggaatcacgtattactcagtcaaacctgattaatcaattcaaattatgttgaaaaggggaaattacatgtttaatatattcacgtatgccgatatatcgcagcataggggccgatatatcgcctacggaagttacgaaaaacacgtcgactttgcacgaacaatcgaaccagcctcgggaatactgggagaggcgatatatcgcttatagggggcgatatatcggccccacaTATGTATTTGTGAAAGTTCGGTttatcaattttaaaaatagctttaaccttttgacttgcctctgaacgtttttgaccgagtcttgaGCACCTgttgaaaaaatattcaaatatttttcaattaatattcattattttattcaagctaaaaggaggtagtttcattccttgaactctataaataggacctagtacccagccattttctcattcttcaagctgtgttcagagccttcaagttgctagggttactatagagtgataaacacttgggttgggataaaagctttatcatcctaagctttataaacacttgggaagtgagatatagagtgtgttttcaatatcgaggtatagatcggttctagtacatccaaaggtattcttattctcaagttcatttctgtatggttctttagttttccttagttttctttactcaaatcctaactcgttgttttcgattcttagttaggtatttaagttctttgaactgaaggtttcttttcggtaagattcttcttgatcatctcttttctttagaaatactcaccatctttattgttggttttaggagtgttccaaatcccgaccttgttctcaaatatcccggtgttagtaaggaaaataggatagattttgtatgcttttatattttgatatgtttatgctatgatatatgtatgatatgtttttagtttttaagtatataatttgtttagataacaaacatataacttgtttagataacaaccatataatttgtttagataacaggtctcaataatatattccttgggcatatgattggtAAGATAactagccccataaatttatatgacttgtttagataactaagccccataaatttatgggcatatgatttctTAGCCAGCaaaccccaagaagtatgatggccattataatacatgtttttatagtcatatgttttgtagtcttatgttatgttttatgttgtatgtgctagtagattttccttgctgggcattaggcttattcctttatttttatgtatgcaggaaaatagttatggcagtggaaggattcttggtagcttggtttgtgtattaaggatgaagggactcgatggactgcgtgacaaTTCGAGGACGACATTTTTTttgtctctttaaattatgtttttatgtattttccacatttagctttgtaaacaatttcctttagtttaaagttatgttttattttaaaacaaagggatcccataccgctcatttatatatttcaatatttactttggagtttttaataaagttatgattattccttatgtatgttttctaaaaaatagtggctatgtctagtagttttaatgatccaaggtcttagaaatagttgggtcattacaatgtagctttcaagactttCCAAGAATgctttgggtcattacaatgtagctttcaagactctccaagaatgctttCCCTCTCCTTTAGGCTTCCGTGCTAATCTTTAGGATTTTTGTTATGCCCAacctattaattagaaacaaactttctaattaatttatttgataaaaactaacttttaattaaataaccatttttgtcatctttttaatttagttgcatttaaataattaaaaaatcaaattcaaataattatttaaacttaagatattaaacttttaaattcaaataattaaataaaagatttcTGCACAAAATTAGGAACtagggtttgggcaccaagattggtgccctGGCCATCTTAGGGTCGGCGACACCGTTGAGCCTTAGGCTTGGGTGCATGGCTACAATAGGGGCTCATGCGCACAGGGGCGCGGCTGGGCGTGTGCGCGCGAGAGCAGGGGCTTGGGAGCCTGGGCGTGCGCGTGCGCGTGGGGTGTGCACAAGGAGCCACAAGGCTTGCGTGCGGCTAGGGCCCGGGCCTGTCCCGAGGCTTGTGCATGCGGCTGGGCTTGGGTCCTTCTCATCTCTTGTGTACagaattttaaaatacatatttcacaAATCAAATTTACAAAAAACCTAttccctttatggcttacacaagatctagaaaaacaataaaattcctaacccaatagcaccatataattaacaatcAATCATTCAACCATATAATCAAAAAACATATCCCtccattcaatatatatatatatcaacatacatataaaaaatgcaaaaaacccacacattatttaatatatatatgtataaagtgCTATGGTAcctattgttggtattaaatgatcaaatcaaaggtacgcaacaGAATATATAGAccaatttgaataaatattaataccaaccaggatcatatacatatataaatattaaatcacatacaaaacagatcagggattacctcttgtagcctatcaagtgtccttgaatcttttgtataaatcaacgatcttccaatccagcAATCTAAAGCTCACACCCTgttcttccagaccaatcctcaaacacgcAAGGACGtttgtgggcacgtaggattcaaaatattgatttatgtgactctctagatgcattcaacacatgagatctagagtggtttgagagagagaagatttagaatagttttcaggttttgagaaaactatcgctttagagagagagtctatttttttattctaaaaaataaTAGTAAAGCTTATTCTAAAAGTCATGTACTATTAGacttatataaaatatttaatctaattaaataatctttattttattaaaaatataattcaaattaaaactcatcagctatttacatttaattatttatttaaatcatttttttaaaaataattaaataatcgattaaacaaaaataattgaAATTCAAAAGTTAAATCTCAGGGATAAAAATCCTTGAGTTAGGCACCACACACTGTGATGCATAGTGTGTGTTGCCAAACCTAATCAAGGTTtccttgattttctcatttgtttgtttaataaatctttaagacaatatatttatcccaacataaatatcagttaattcaagattaactttatcttaaaatattagttttaaaataaataaataaatatcatattgtaaataagatatttattattctctcttttcatattaatccaaacaagattaatattaattttaacctatagtttttcaaaataaaaactatatagttaaataattaattaattcacaattaatcaattatccataattatttccttgccctagaaaattaattcctttgcaatttagtcatttctctttaaaaatctttcttttgacatccttacccttgacagtgtaggacagaggtgatatggggaccatgggcctataatacgaagctccaataaaccaaattattaattaaactctttaatctaataatcttatttattaattccatgattaatccactataaatatggaattgtactataagtatttatagaattatatttacagagttttctcttgtagtccattgatataatcaatatatgtagttctgtcctccattattggttcgttaattagagctggtctaattactattttacccttccaATTAGCTCATAATCCTtatgtaccattaattcactagcgaataattaatctataatctaattatagatttgaactcaataactattcacttccagaattaacccttaattgaaccaatattcgatccgttaggaaagcgtgaatttcattattgtaattcatgttctcagccattcatgatattgaatttcaaaaaaaaaaaaagtcattagcctcattattctaagagaccttaacaagtgaatcaaaagatacAATAAACATAAACTGGATTTCATAAATATTctggatttagactgatctacaaatgatcatttattatgataagaattaaatctttacgtcaaacggcaagtttataaagataattaattctcatttgtcctgtcatatataatctctattatatacatcacatttactaagatgtctattcacatcagtaatctggatttagattactcgcatctcgtatgcttagcaaactgtactattaaccattcattaaagatttcatactttaatatgttactaactattttattcattatataagaTCTTAATTCTtccgtactaatacaatatcatattctaataaatgaatatggaattgtcttgattttattatataattaattcaaacaataattataacattaaaatataataaatttgtatttttactaaaaaccaataaaatgtctttacatgcttttaggacatcaATCCTAACAAAGGGGAAAGTCGGACCAGaaatgagttggagagtttcagGGGCAATgcgtacatatgcagcctactcgaccgccactGCCAGGATAACCTGGGATGAACTacggttgaaccctgttttgccgcttatgatgactaatttgtattccattttTCTTTTACTAGTCTGTAACCAATTTTTCGGATCCCTTGTATAAActcaatatttttaatgaaaaataattactttgACCAaacttttaatacctaaccttgatttagtatttaattacacgtttaagtccaaatgactcgcttagcgagttaagcactattttaaacacacagtttaacggtcttggctaaccatggCGTTATAGATATGATAGCTAATCCCTACCATTCTCAAACCGCAACAAAAATATTCACAATCAGCATAATTTGGCAAGCTGATATAACTGCTTCATTTTGATACCAAATGCAGCATATAGATAATACGCAAAAATAcaaaagacaacaccaaaatgTGATGTTCCAGGTTTGAAACAGACATAAACTCCTTTACAAAATTCCCCAAGTGTCAACAACTTGGTCTGATTCAACAACAACACGCATAGAACATATATAATCAAAATACAGTAGCTACTACTATGTTAGCCAACCCCTAAAACAAGGTTTTGCTTCAGAATAAATAGTCTTTCTTAAACAAACAGTTGTTTCAGgattatattcaaaatataattaaactgCTCCTAGTCAAAAGTCATGCAAGATGCATCAGCCAAGATGGAAGTTGTTCATGCAGCACCACTTTTTCTAGCTTTTGCTTCCTTTTCCTTTCATTCCTTTTCACAGTCTCCTCGGTGGGATTCTTGGCTCGTGGTCTACCTCTTTTTTTTGCACCTTTGCCTGAAATTTGTAAAAATAATAGTCTTTAATAAATTTCATTAAATGTATCTAAATTACAATAAAATGAAAGTGATGTTTGACCTTTATTTTTGTAGTGTTAACACACTTTACTTTGGTGTGACCTTTTTCACCACAGTTGCTACAGTTGTGAATTTGGCCAAACCTCCTAGTCTTTGTTGAACCTTTAGGTGGCTCACCACAATCTCTTTTCTAGATTTCTTTGGCCGCCCTGGCATGTTGGATTCTTTTCGTGGAAAGATCGAGTTCAAACCAGTTTCTGGCCACAAGTTCGAACTAGGCATGGGCTCAACAATCCCTGCATATGCCTTGAGCAACATCTCCTTTTTGTAATAATCATGGACGTAATCCATGACATTATGTCCATTGCTCCATATGCATGCTAGAGCATGGCCACATCCGATACCTGATAATTGGTACCTTCTACAATCGCATGTTTTTTTCTCCATATCAACAACCAAAATATCTCCATTATGACAGTTCACCAGCAATCTGTGAGTACCAGCTCTAGTTACAAAAGAGTTCTTTGCAACTTCCTTATGTTTCTCAATAATCTCTAATATTTTCTTTCCAATTGGCTGAGTCCACTTGGCAATAGATTCCTTCTTCTGAAAAAATCGATTCATAAGCCAAAATCTTATTTTCTCCAACAAAGTCACTATAGGCTTATCCCTAGCCTCAAGTATAGCAACATTGAAAGACTCACATAAATTATTGAGTAACATGTCACACTTGATGTGTTCAAAAACACGAGACTTGACTTACTCCATTGAGAAGGTGTAAGAGCTACCAACCAATTATAAGTAGCTTCCTTCATATCCTTTATATTCCTCTTTTTCCTATGAAATTCTGGCTTTGTAGTTGCTGCCCACAATTGTTGCTTCAGTAGAAGGCCTGGGTAATCTTTCTTGAAATTGGCATGGATATGCCTAACACAGCTCCTGACCTCCACACCAGTGAAAATAGAACCAATTGCATTCTCCAACCCTTTTTGCCTGTCCCTTATCACTGCATACAAAGAGGGGTTATTAGTTTCTAGGTCCTCAGCCAATAGATTTAGAAACCAGGTTCAACTATCTGTAGTTTCCTTCTCAGCCATTGCATATGCAATAGGAAACATTGCATTAGCTCCATCTATTCCAACAACAACTAGTAAAATGCCTTTAGAGTAACCCTTGAGAAAGAAGATGTCAATACCAATTATAGGTCTGCATCCAGCTTTGAATCCCTCCTTATAAGCCTTGAAGCATATGTAGAACCTTTCAAACATTCTTTTCCCATCAACAATTTTTGTCTTAAGCTTTGCTGTGCTTCCTAGATTTGTAGCAATTATCATTTGCAATAATCTTCTAAAATGACATATTGCTCAACCACACCACCTTTCAGCATGACTGTAGTTTTTTCCTTTGCCCTATAGTAAATCCATTCTGACACATGGGAGTATTTTGTTTTTGCAGCCTTTTCTCTAAAATTTAAATAACTCATGTTTGGATTCATCCTAAATTATCCAAGAAGTACTTGGCCAACCACCTAGAAGTAGCAAGACGATTGTCAAACACAACTCCACAATTATGCTTATCTACCAAGGTCTTCACTTTGAATATACTCCCATCAACCTTTGGCAAACTTGCAGACAACATCCATTCATATTCAACACCCTTGCATTTCACTCTGATTCTATCTTTGTCATCACTAATAAAAACATACTCTTTGTCACTAGCAATGAAATGCTTTCTAAGGGCATACCTCAATAATTTAATAGTCCCAAACTCCATTCCAAGCACAAATTTGAAATCTTTGAAATTAATGCTTGGGTTGAAGTCTCTCCTTGGCTTTTTAGGGACTTCAACCTCATCATCACTATGCACACTGTTAAACTCTTCCTCAGATTCTATACCTTCATCATCAACTCAATCAGTGGAAACCCCCTGTGCGCAAAATTTAATCACATTACCCCACCAACGAGCAGGGTCAGATGACCTActtatttctctctctatctctaatTCTTGCTGAAAGTCTTCCTCGTTCAACTCAAATTTGGTGGCTCTTGCGTTTCTGCCCTTGGCGCATCATCCCTACAAagtatttcttcttcatcaatAGCATCCATACTACCATCTGCATCATCTTCTTTATCCCAACCATCCTCACCAAAATGAATCACAAACTCTTCATCACCATTGTCCTCCTCATCAGATCCATTGTCATCTTCATCATATTCATATGGCTCTTCATCGTGACCAGTCATGTTCTCTGGTATACCAACTAAATCTGGAACAACATCAACATTATCAGGAAGCTCTTCAATCACACCGTGAACTAACTTTGGTTGAGGTAGTGGTTCTAGTACATGGGGCTTAGCACTTGGGTCCTCTTTCCACTCAACAATAttgaaatattttgaattttgaccTATTCAATAACAACGCAGTACACAACCAAACAATAGACATGGGAAAGAATGGTTAGCACTTTTAAatcattatatataatatatacaaaaagaaaaaaaaacaaatgcaagaaattaaattataataaaatggcAGTCAACTCATTTTCATTATAAGTCATCCAAAATGACTTATTCACTTTAGATTCCTCATGGTCCCCACTTTTCTTGGTGCACATTGAGACACCTActcatatatttgtttttttagaAGTGGCCTCATCAAACATAAATGAGACCATAGTTTAACTAAGCAAAAGGAACTATATaaaaaatgttaattacaatGTCACAAACACATATATCAACCACTATATAAATAATACTATCTAAACAACTCACATATTTGACAAGAAAATGAATCTAGACAAAAAGAAATCACACACCTATTTTATGAGGAAGGAAAcataaaaaaatgacatttatTTCAAACCTCTCGAAACAAAGCCCCACGTctgtcattacagtgtaaaattcaAACCCTCAAAATAAATACCAAATCAATGACAAAGACTTGCAAACCCCAGTTTAAAAACACATCATCTTACCCCAAAACAAACCTTAAATGGAAGTGTGCCTAAACTCAAATAAGCACCATTGAtgaaaaaataatctcaaaaccaAGTTTAGAATACATACCGTATGCTGGCAGAGGCTCCTCCTCATCTCTAAGAACCACCATTGTTGATAGAAGAAACTTCAGGTAATCGTCGACCTCTTTCTCAGACAGTCTAGGCCCATTACGATTGTGCACCCAGAAATCGTCGACCTCTTCGACAGTTAGACCCTTAGTCCCCTCTTTTGCGATTTTAGGTTTAGCTGTTTAGATTTTTCTAGttttttaaatattgtttatgttttaattggtttttattttatgagaaattaaaataaatagttaattaattagTTAGTTAAATTTAATCAAAGAAATTGAAAGGACAAAATAAgtttattttttgaatttatgATGTGGGACTCTTAATGAAGTGTCCCAATTATTGTTGATCCCAAAatagggtgttttaatatttaaactcgcaagtgcacgaatcgtttcggaatataatgttcatgtaagtacgaggtcgaacccatgggagttgactaacatcaaaagaaactatttcaaacaaagcaagaatattctaacctagttccaaatatttgatgagatttttttttagaaaaataaaagacaagtaataaaaagatttaagattaaatagaaaaatgagtTTCAAGTAAagtaagattattaagatattagaatccacaaaatgcaagttcaatagtatttgtaagtatattgattcccaagtttagatatagttgaaataaatcacactatatgtttttcaaaatacattttctattcaagcacaagttactttaaaaaaggtaggatttttcttcacttatataagaaataatttctaagcattaattgtgttacaacctaatgaaactacaaaaaatcaaagagattattgttgactgcgtttttagccaacgacgtgagaacgtcaaatacgacaagccttcaagagaaataaaaacgacacagacggtttaaacaagaaaagtaaataatacaggagatttttatagtggttcagctccgattgtcggtaatagcctaatccacttagagttgtgatttatagatctatactcaagatcagatggactgagccaactgagtttcttcaatatagattgcaaaaatacaagaattctctctctagaatactcagacccaattttctctctctagaatacacagtcccaattttctctctctagaaagaagcagCTCAagccccctctctcatcccataagctctctatttataggcctgggatcctcaactaaTATCCCTTTtcgatcgggatattttattattcatcttatatttatattacaaagaaacattcaaaattcgaaatgtaacaaaccccccatttgtgggaagaatgagagattcacgcgtatgttgttgaagctgtctctgggaattcttgacttagtctcctctagctagttgatccacctcctactgaccactcatgcaagtgttggtcggacgtgcatggtggtaggacatgcatggtggtaggatatgtttttgtgggttgaacgtgcatggtggtaggacatgcacttctctcctctaacatggcactctcctctagcatgccatgttcctccttgaaccaatctccttggtttctcctcggaccaaggtggtccgaggcaacctccttggcaccttaccttggacaagttcaaagcattctcctttagcatctcccaagcatgtccgatcggacattgtgtaggctctccttggcaAAATCTAAGTCCCCATccttgacttgcatgggactcctcctccttagctatttaccttgaacacgttcgagccaacacttaggaaatcttgggaggcttacctcaaacacacccttggggtctcctaggaccacatcctccttggggtgtcctaggaccacatcctccttggggtctcctaggaccactttctccttggggtctcctaagaccactcccttggggtctcctaggaccacatcctccttggggtctcctaggaccactttctccttggggtctcctaagaccactcccttggggtctcctaggaccacatcctccttagggtctcctaggaccactcccctcagctctcctagaatgcattctccttagcctcctaggatgcattctccaatctTTGGGTATAACAATTATGTTTAggaaaaatatgatacttatgctctaagaattagatgtgaacaatttaatgaaaaatatttaatcaaagaatatcatatttctgcataatgaagaactaagtgtaatatgctttaacaatcaacactagatgaaaaatgcatgtctttgatagaaaaatccataaacaatgttgtacaaatgggaaatcaacatacaacaaa
This genomic interval from Humulus lupulus chromosome 8, drHumLupu1.1, whole genome shotgun sequence contains the following:
- the LOC133795824 gene encoding uncharacterized protein LOC133795824, which produces MIIATNLGSTAKLKTKIVDGKRMFERFYICFKAYKEGFKAGCRPIIGIDIFFLKGYSKGILLVVVGIDGANAMFPIAYAMAEKETTDMIRDRQKGLENAIGSIFTGVEVRSCVRHIHANFKKDYPGLLLKQQLWAATTKPEFHRKKRNIKDMKEATYNWDKPIVTLLEKIRFWLMNRFFQKKESIAKWTQPIGKKILEIIEKHKEVAKNSFVTRAGTHRLLVNCHNGDILVVDMEKKTCDCRRYQLSGIGCGHALACIWSNGHNVMDYVHDYYKKEMLLKAYAGIVEPMPSSNLWPETGLNSIFPRKESNMPGRPKKSRKEIVVSHLKVQQRLGGKGAKKRGRPRAKNPTEETVKRNERKRKQKLEKVVLHEQLPSWLMHLA